From the Nocardiopsis changdeensis genome, one window contains:
- a CDS encoding lytic polysaccharide monooxygenase auxiliary activity family 9 protein translates to MQIRRNDSPRKQRSLRAATALAAATTLFFGLMPMGTANAHGYISNPPSRQAQCAAGIVECGSIQWEPQSVEGPKGLTSCSGGNARFSELDDDSRGWQRTDVGRTQSFTWTITANHRTSTWEYFIGGQRIAVFDDGGAQPPSTFSHTLDLSGYSGPQKILAVWNVYDTANAFYACIDVNVRS, encoded by the coding sequence ATGCAGATCCGCAGGAACGACAGCCCCCGCAAGCAGCGTTCGCTCCGCGCCGCGACGGCGCTCGCCGCCGCCACCACCCTCTTCTTCGGCCTCATGCCCATGGGCACGGCCAACGCGCACGGCTACATCTCCAACCCGCCGAGCCGCCAGGCGCAGTGCGCCGCCGGAATCGTCGAGTGCGGTTCCATCCAGTGGGAGCCGCAGAGCGTCGAGGGCCCCAAGGGCCTGACCAGCTGTTCCGGCGGCAACGCCCGCTTCTCCGAGCTGGACGACGACAGCCGGGGCTGGCAGCGGACCGACGTCGGCCGCACCCAGTCCTTCACCTGGACCATCACGGCCAACCACCGCACCTCCACCTGGGAGTACTTCATCGGCGGCCAGCGGATCGCCGTCTTCGACGACGGCGGCGCGCAGCCGCCCTCGACCTTCTCCCACACCCTGGACCTGTCCGGCTACAGCGGCCCGCAGAAGATCCTCGCGGTGTGGAACGTCTACGACACGGCCAACGCCTTCTACGCCTGCATCGACGTCAACGTCCGCAGCTGA
- a CDS encoding ribosomal protein L7/L12, whose translation MGFFDGLRRPPAPTRPLDRDTVDRVLVLVRDRRKIEAIKLVRERTGMGLADAKYTVEALEEGRRVPVEPTPGRSLADRVRELLGQDRVADAVVLVSRETGMTETEAARFIDSLGR comes from the coding sequence ATGGGCTTCTTCGACGGCCTGCGCCGGCCCCCGGCGCCGACCCGGCCGCTGGACCGGGACACCGTGGACCGGGTGCTCGTCCTCGTCCGCGACCGGCGCAAGATCGAGGCCATCAAGCTCGTGCGCGAGCGCACCGGCATGGGACTGGCCGACGCCAAGTACACGGTGGAGGCGCTGGAGGAGGGGCGCCGCGTCCCTGTCGAGCCGACACCCGGCCGCAGCCTCGCCGACCGGGTCCGCGAACTGCTCGGACAGGACCGCGTCGCCGATGCCGTCGTCCTGGTCTCCCGCGAGACCGGCATGACCGAGACCGAGGCCGCGCGGTTCATCGACAGCCTCGGCCGATGA
- a CDS encoding amidohydrolase, translated as MTAETAPAVTDPERMHRIYRHLHTHPELSMQEHATADFIAAELDDLGIENFRCGGTGVVGVVRNGEGPVVAFRADTDGLPIAEDTGLEYASTATGTLEDGTEVPVMHGCGHDTHVTSLLTAARELLGRAGEWSGTLVLVFQPGEETAAGARAMVDDGLWDRAPRPEVVLGQHVMPSRAGSVTISHGTAMAMADALRVTLYGRQSHGSQPQSSIDPIVLGAHVIARLQTIVSRELDPRSPAVITSGTFHAGLKENIIPDRAVLTLNIRSFEEDVREQVLAAVRRIIAAEAAASNAPEPLVEEIYTFPRCYNDPGAAARVEAALRAELGEDNVSVGEPVMGSEDFGHLADSIGVPAVYWMFGGFDPDAGEPPVNHSPFFGPLMEPTLTTGTRAAVAGILAYLGTKP; from the coding sequence ATGACCGCCGAGACCGCCCCCGCCGTCACCGACCCCGAGCGCATGCACCGGATCTACCGGCACCTGCACACCCACCCCGAGCTGTCCATGCAGGAGCACGCCACCGCCGACTTCATCGCGGCCGAGCTCGACGACCTCGGCATCGAGAACTTCCGCTGCGGCGGCACCGGGGTGGTGGGCGTCGTCCGCAACGGCGAGGGGCCCGTCGTCGCGTTCCGCGCCGACACCGACGGGCTGCCCATCGCCGAGGACACCGGACTGGAGTACGCCAGCACCGCCACCGGCACCCTGGAGGACGGCACCGAGGTGCCCGTCATGCACGGCTGCGGGCACGACACCCACGTCACGTCCCTGCTCACCGCCGCCCGCGAACTGCTCGGCCGCGCCGGCGAGTGGTCCGGGACCCTGGTGCTCGTGTTCCAGCCGGGGGAGGAGACGGCCGCGGGCGCCCGGGCCATGGTCGACGACGGCCTGTGGGACCGCGCCCCGCGCCCCGAGGTCGTCCTGGGCCAGCACGTCATGCCCTCGCGCGCCGGAAGCGTCACCATCTCCCACGGCACCGCGATGGCCATGGCCGACGCGCTGCGCGTGACCCTGTACGGCAGGCAGTCCCACGGTTCGCAGCCGCAGTCCTCGATCGACCCCATCGTGCTCGGCGCGCACGTGATCGCCCGCCTCCAGACCATCGTGTCCCGCGAGCTGGACCCGCGCTCCCCGGCGGTCATCACCTCCGGCACCTTCCACGCGGGACTGAAGGAGAACATCATCCCGGACCGGGCGGTGCTCACCCTCAACATCCGCTCCTTCGAGGAGGACGTGCGCGAGCAGGTGCTCGCCGCGGTCCGCCGGATCATCGCCGCCGAGGCCGCCGCCTCCAACGCCCCCGAGCCGCTGGTGGAGGAGATCTACACCTTCCCGCGCTGCTACAACGACCCCGGCGCCGCCGCCCGCGTCGAGGCGGCGCTGCGCGCCGAGCTCGGCGAGGACAACGTGTCCGTCGGCGAACCGGTGATGGGCAGCGAGGACTTCGGGCACCTGGCCGACTCCATCGGCGTGCCCGCGGTCTACTGGATGTTCGGCGGCTTCGACCCCGACGCGGGCGAGCCCCCGGTCAACCACTCCCCGTTCTTCGGCCCGCTCATGGAGCCCACCCTCACCACCGGCACCCGCGCCGCCGTCGCCGGCATCCTCGCCTACCTCGGCACCAAACCCTGA
- a CDS encoding amidase family protein: protein MDGIERMSAAELVGAIRRREVSAREAVTAHLERIAEVDPAVNAVVTVDPERALEAADAADRLTVSGADLPPLHGLPMTHKDTHAVAGMRSTNGSPVLADHVPEEDDLLVSRLRGAGVIATGKSNVPEFGAGSHTFNEVFGTTTNPYDPSRSAGGSSGGVAAAIAAGIQPLGEGSDMGGSLRIPASFCNVVGFRPSYGVVPAPAADNDHAWLARTGPMAREVSDIALFMSAVAGPSERVLPPAPLTGADFAGPLVGDLRGVRIGWSPDLGMGVPVEPEVLAVLTERLRVFEDAGAVVEEAAPDLAGADEVFHTTRALDFASALGPLVRAHRDLVKPEVVWNVEAGWGLSAQRIIDAAAARTRLAAAVRRFYQRYDLFLSPAAQVLPFDARLRYPERINGVESTTYLDWMRSACLLSATGLPVLAMPAGFTPGGLPVGFQMAVDHYRDVELLRYAKAFEDRTRCVDRRPDIGAGQRLRPVATA from the coding sequence ATGGACGGGATTGAGCGGATGTCGGCGGCGGAGCTGGTCGGTGCGATCCGCCGGCGCGAGGTCTCCGCGCGGGAGGCCGTCACCGCGCACCTGGAGCGGATCGCGGAGGTGGACCCGGCCGTCAACGCCGTGGTCACCGTGGACCCGGAGCGGGCCCTGGAGGCGGCCGACGCGGCCGACCGGCTCACCGTCTCGGGGGCGGACCTGCCGCCCCTGCACGGCCTGCCGATGACCCACAAGGACACGCACGCGGTGGCGGGGATGCGCAGTACCAACGGCTCCCCGGTGCTGGCGGACCACGTGCCGGAGGAGGACGACCTGCTCGTCTCCCGGCTGCGCGGGGCGGGGGTCATCGCCACCGGCAAGAGCAACGTTCCGGAGTTCGGCGCCGGGTCGCACACGTTCAACGAGGTCTTCGGCACCACCACCAACCCGTACGACCCCTCGCGCAGCGCGGGCGGCTCCTCGGGCGGGGTGGCCGCGGCGATCGCCGCCGGGATCCAGCCGCTGGGGGAGGGCTCGGACATGGGCGGGTCTCTGCGCATCCCGGCGTCCTTCTGCAACGTGGTCGGTTTCCGCCCCTCCTACGGGGTGGTCCCGGCGCCCGCCGCCGACAACGACCACGCGTGGCTGGCCCGCACCGGGCCGATGGCCCGCGAGGTGTCCGACATCGCCCTGTTCATGTCCGCGGTCGCCGGCCCGTCGGAGCGGGTGCTGCCCCCGGCGCCGCTGACCGGGGCCGATTTCGCGGGCCCGCTGGTCGGCGACCTGCGCGGGGTGCGGATCGGGTGGAGCCCGGACCTGGGGATGGGCGTGCCGGTGGAGCCGGAGGTCCTGGCGGTGCTGACCGAGCGGCTGCGCGTGTTCGAGGACGCGGGGGCGGTGGTGGAGGAGGCCGCCCCGGACCTCGCCGGAGCCGACGAGGTGTTCCACACCACCCGGGCCCTGGACTTCGCCTCCGCGCTGGGCCCGCTGGTCCGCGCCCACCGCGACCTGGTCAAGCCGGAGGTGGTCTGGAACGTGGAGGCGGGGTGGGGGCTGAGCGCGCAGCGGATCATCGACGCGGCCGCGGCGCGGACCCGGCTGGCCGCCGCGGTCCGGCGGTTCTACCAGCGCTACGACCTCTTCCTCTCCCCTGCGGCGCAGGTGCTGCCGTTCGACGCGCGGCTGCGGTACCCGGAGCGGATCAACGGCGTGGAGTCCACGACCTACCTGGACTGGATGCGGTCGGCCTGCCTGCTGTCCGCGACCGGCCTGCCGGTGCTGGCGATGCCGGCCGGGTTCACTCCGGGCGGGCTCCCGGTGGGCTTCCAGATGGCGGTGGACCACTACCGGGACGTGGAGCTGCTCCGCTACGCCAAGGCGTTCGAGGACCGGACGCGGTGCGTGGACCGCAGGCCGGACATCGGCGCAGGCCAGCGGCTGCGGCCGGTGGCGACCGCGTAG
- a CDS encoding Lrp/AsnC family transcriptional regulator → MNRRLDGLEQRIAAALQIDGRASWRRIATVLAEPERTVARRGNQLLASGDVTVAGILPQSASTLLRVRCAPGTARMTTESLAQRADCTFAYMTTGGTDCVAELMFDAERLPQVLGTEIPATVGLRAAVSYPVLRYFRTIRGWRFGPLTTAQSDALAREYSADRGGFPDQGELTAQDLQIAGVLAENGRAGFEEIARRTGVSESTASRRTDWLLRRGHIHLRALVEPALVGLPVEAMLWIRSAPHRVDGIGRELAGAREVRYAAALAGDHQIVANVTVPDTAALYRFVTDTPWAEQVDAVETTLLLHARKRGGRMLSAG, encoded by the coding sequence ATGAACCGCAGGCTGGACGGGCTGGAGCAGCGCATCGCCGCCGCGCTGCAGATCGACGGCCGCGCCTCCTGGCGCCGGATCGCCACCGTGCTCGCCGAGCCCGAGCGCACCGTCGCCCGGCGCGGCAACCAGCTGCTGGCCTCCGGGGACGTCACCGTCGCCGGGATACTCCCCCAATCGGCGTCCACCCTGCTGCGGGTCCGCTGCGCGCCCGGCACCGCGCGCATGACCACCGAGTCCCTGGCCCAGCGCGCCGACTGCACCTTCGCCTACATGACCACCGGCGGCACCGACTGCGTCGCCGAGCTGATGTTCGACGCGGAGCGGCTCCCGCAGGTGCTCGGCACGGAGATCCCGGCCACCGTGGGCCTGCGGGCCGCGGTGAGCTACCCGGTGCTGCGGTACTTCCGCACCATCCGCGGCTGGCGCTTCGGGCCGTTGACGACCGCCCAGTCCGACGCCCTGGCCCGCGAGTACTCCGCGGACCGCGGCGGATTCCCGGACCAGGGCGAGCTCACCGCGCAGGACCTCCAGATCGCCGGGGTGCTGGCGGAGAACGGGCGGGCCGGGTTCGAGGAGATCGCCCGGCGCACCGGCGTCTCCGAGAGCACGGCGAGCCGCCGCACCGACTGGCTGCTGCGCCGCGGCCACATCCACCTGCGCGCCCTCGTGGAGCCCGCGCTGGTCGGGCTGCCGGTGGAGGCCATGCTGTGGATCCGCTCCGCGCCCCACCGGGTGGACGGCATCGGCCGGGAGCTGGCCGGGGCGCGGGAGGTGCGCTACGCCGCCGCGCTGGCCGGGGACCACCAGATCGTGGCCAACGTGACGGTGCCCGACACCGCGGCGCTCTACCGGTTCGTCACCGACACGCCCTGGGCCGAGCAGGTCGACGCAGTGGAGACCACCCTGCTGCTGCACGCCCGCAAACGCGGCGGCCGGATGCTGTCCGCGGGCTGA
- a CDS encoding oxygenase MpaB family protein: MGRSSDESPLRRITAESCLLGGAGYAVLLQIAHPSVAHGVYHHSDFEHRPFSRLFGTLAYVYGTVYGTAEERERLHAVVRAMHKKITGPGYRALDDDLLLWVAATLCHNAARVYTMVFGGFRDDEEYALFMREASVFGTALGLPAEAWPKTPEAFDAYWEEASARLEVGDEARDITRRLFRPRQPVLRALMPLQRLLTAGLLPERLRDGFGLPWSPGRQRLFDGILAVTRAVYPRVPRPVRVLPATVCLWSMRRSDGPARFSRRSGRPGPRGRARRRATPPR, encoded by the coding sequence ATGGGCCGATCGTCCGATGAATCGCCGCTCCGGCGGATCACCGCGGAGTCCTGCCTCCTGGGCGGGGCCGGGTACGCCGTGCTGCTCCAGATCGCCCACCCCAGCGTCGCCCACGGGGTGTACCACCACAGCGACTTCGAGCACCGCCCCTTCTCCCGGCTCTTCGGCACGCTCGCCTACGTCTACGGGACCGTGTACGGCACCGCCGAGGAGCGCGAACGCCTGCACGCCGTCGTCCGGGCGATGCACAAGAAGATCACCGGCCCCGGCTACCGCGCCCTGGACGACGACCTCCTGCTGTGGGTGGCGGCGACGCTCTGCCACAACGCCGCCCGCGTGTACACGATGGTGTTCGGCGGGTTCCGCGACGACGAGGAGTACGCGCTCTTCATGCGGGAGGCGTCGGTGTTCGGCACCGCCCTGGGCCTGCCGGCCGAGGCCTGGCCGAAGACCCCCGAGGCGTTCGACGCCTACTGGGAGGAGGCGTCGGCCCGGCTCGAGGTGGGAGACGAGGCCCGCGACATCACCCGCCGCCTGTTCCGGCCCCGTCAGCCGGTGCTGCGGGCGCTGATGCCCCTCCAGCGGTTGCTCACCGCCGGGCTCCTGCCGGAACGGCTGCGCGACGGGTTCGGCCTGCCCTGGTCGCCGGGGCGGCAGCGGCTGTTCGACGGGATCCTCGCCGTCACGCGGGCCGTCTACCCCCGCGTGCCCCGGCCGGTGCGGGTACTGCCCGCCACCGTGTGCCTGTGGTCGATGCGCCGGTCGGACGGCCCGGCCCGGTTCAGCCGCCGAAGCGGTCGGCCAGGGCCGCGCGGGCGCGCTCGGCGTCGGGCGACCCCACCTCGGTGA
- a CDS encoding AfsR/SARP family transcriptional regulator: protein MLGPIAVWSDGRPVAIGGPRQRCVLGALLVNLGREVTVDRLITYLWSDDPPRTARSVIQVQVSHLRRSIPGSISTTAGGYIFDADPDSVDLYRFRRLRDEAARAAPEEALELLDRALSCWRGVPFSGVGSEALEHTVVGPLREERWSAVIAWATCALGLGRHSEVVSRLTPLAREEPFRERLQHLLITALWHDNEKARALAAYEDFRVRLADELGVDPGPELAALHARILREDADQGRRTATEPTESETVYRVRNDLPRDLPDFTGRVDVLRSLEKISLADEEGAEVCVLTAAGGGGKTTTAVHFGYESAKRYPDGQLFIDLYGYTAGKEPLDPSSALGSLLRAVGVPPETIPESLEERSALWRATLMGRRTLLILDNASSYSQVSPLLPSSPGSLTLITSRNELSGLSGARFLSLGMFDERSALDLFSRVLGEERVRAEEDRAREIVRICGGLPLALRVIAGRMLSRPRWTFGHVARRLGEQNRKFRELQVDGQSVETAIDLSYQSLNDEQRSAFLTLGLMIGDSIDLAGGAALLGVSVEEGDDILQELVGVCLLDEPQGDVYRMHDLIRDFALDRATAEFGAERVDRIRGRLAEHYLLTAQHAADLLGPRALHDDERSDSGYRTELLRREDAEEWFDLHRENLADTIDYFASRDNGEHAWRMAESVWRFYALHGQMGLLVSSQERALQVSDRQGNRRGRAVTLIGLGIGYYFAGRFDDALRMLTEARDLLAAVGDSRGSIRALANLGMVYERVGRLRDSAEAISGVLDHAVALGDRRLESLQWSNLAVVRQALGQYEEALHCAARSMETVPEEDVGASAALVKRVMGEAKVGLGDIEGALRDLDEALELSQRLRLVGSRIYVHNSLGIAYRAAGCPEEAVEAHRAALALAEESGDRSGDAEILTDLGITHAEAGHHEEAAVALEKAHAIALERDERYTVARACLALGTLPAPTVTADRAEGLLRTAAEILTEVGSPDAERARAALADRFGG from the coding sequence GTGCTCGGCCCCATCGCCGTCTGGTCCGACGGCCGACCGGTTGCGATCGGCGGACCACGCCAGCGCTGTGTGCTCGGCGCGCTCCTGGTGAACCTCGGCCGAGAGGTCACCGTGGACCGGCTCATCACCTACCTGTGGAGCGACGACCCGCCGCGCACCGCCCGTTCGGTCATCCAGGTCCAGGTCTCCCACCTGCGCAGATCGATTCCCGGAAGTATCTCCACCACGGCCGGCGGCTACATCTTCGACGCCGATCCCGACTCCGTCGACCTGTACCGCTTCCGGCGGCTGCGGGACGAGGCCGCCCGGGCGGCCCCCGAAGAAGCGCTGGAACTCCTCGACCGCGCCCTCTCCTGCTGGCGCGGCGTCCCCTTCTCCGGGGTCGGCTCCGAGGCACTGGAGCACACGGTGGTCGGCCCCCTCCGGGAGGAGCGCTGGTCGGCCGTCATCGCCTGGGCGACGTGCGCCCTGGGCCTGGGGCGGCACTCCGAGGTCGTCTCCCGCCTCACCCCGCTGGCCCGCGAGGAGCCGTTCCGGGAACGCCTACAGCACCTGCTCATCACGGCGCTCTGGCACGACAACGAGAAGGCCCGCGCCCTGGCCGCCTACGAGGACTTCCGGGTCCGGCTGGCCGACGAGCTCGGCGTCGACCCCGGCCCCGAACTGGCGGCCCTGCACGCGCGCATCCTCCGGGAGGACGCCGACCAGGGGCGCCGGACCGCAACGGAACCAACGGAATCCGAGACGGTCTACCGCGTCCGCAACGACCTGCCCCGGGACCTGCCGGACTTCACCGGCCGCGTGGACGTCCTGCGCAGCCTCGAAAAGATCTCCCTCGCGGACGAGGAGGGGGCCGAGGTCTGCGTCCTCACGGCCGCCGGCGGCGGGGGCAAGACCACCACGGCCGTGCATTTCGGTTACGAATCCGCCAAACGTTATCCCGACGGGCAGCTCTTCATCGACCTGTACGGGTACACGGCCGGCAAGGAGCCCCTGGACCCGTCTTCCGCGCTCGGGTCCCTCCTGCGCGCGGTGGGCGTCCCGCCCGAAACGATTCCCGAGTCCCTGGAAGAGCGGTCCGCCCTGTGGCGCGCCACCCTCATGGGGCGGCGGACCCTGCTCATCCTGGACAACGCGTCCAGCTACTCCCAGGTCAGCCCGCTGCTCCCGTCCTCCCCGGGCTCCCTGACCCTCATCACCTCCCGCAACGAGCTGTCCGGGCTCAGCGGCGCCCGGTTCCTCTCGCTGGGCATGTTCGACGAGCGGTCCGCCCTGGACCTCTTCTCCCGGGTCCTGGGGGAGGAGCGCGTCAGGGCCGAGGAGGACCGGGCCCGCGAGATCGTGCGCATCTGCGGCGGGCTCCCGCTGGCCCTGCGCGTGATCGCCGGCCGCATGCTCAGCCGCCCCCGCTGGACCTTCGGGCACGTGGCGCGGCGGCTCGGCGAGCAGAACCGCAAGTTCCGCGAACTGCAGGTGGACGGCCAGAGCGTCGAGACCGCCATCGACCTGTCGTACCAGAGCCTCAACGACGAGCAGCGGAGCGCCTTCCTGACCCTGGGCCTGATGATCGGCGACAGCATCGACCTGGCGGGCGGGGCGGCGCTGCTGGGCGTCTCGGTGGAGGAGGGCGACGACATCCTCCAGGAGCTCGTCGGCGTCTGCCTGCTCGACGAACCCCAGGGGGACGTGTACCGCATGCACGACCTCATAAGGGATTTCGCGCTGGACAGGGCCACCGCCGAGTTCGGCGCCGAACGTGTGGACCGCATCCGGGGCAGGCTGGCGGAGCACTACCTGCTGACCGCCCAGCACGCCGCCGACCTGCTGGGTCCCAGGGCCCTGCACGATGACGAGCGGTCCGACTCCGGGTACCGCACCGAACTCCTGCGGCGCGAGGACGCCGAGGAGTGGTTCGACCTGCACCGGGAGAACCTGGCCGACACCATCGACTACTTCGCCTCGCGGGACAACGGGGAGCACGCCTGGCGCATGGCCGAGTCGGTGTGGCGCTTCTACGCCCTGCACGGCCAGATGGGCCTGCTCGTCAGCTCCCAGGAGCGCGCGCTCCAGGTCAGCGACCGGCAGGGGAACCGGCGGGGGCGGGCCGTCACGCTCATCGGGCTGGGGATCGGCTACTACTTCGCGGGGCGGTTCGACGACGCCCTGCGCATGCTCACCGAGGCGAGGGACCTGCTGGCGGCGGTGGGGGACAGCCGGGGCAGCATCCGGGCCCTGGCGAACCTGGGGATGGTCTACGAGCGGGTCGGAAGGCTCCGGGACTCGGCCGAGGCCATCAGCGGAGTGCTCGACCACGCGGTCGCCCTGGGGGACCGGCGCCTGGAGTCCCTCCAGTGGAGCAACCTCGCCGTGGTCCGCCAGGCGCTCGGGCAGTACGAGGAGGCCCTGCACTGCGCGGCGCGGTCGATGGAGACGGTCCCCGAGGAGGACGTGGGAGCGTCGGCAGCCCTGGTCAAGCGGGTCATGGGGGAGGCCAAGGTCGGCCTGGGGGACATCGAGGGGGCGCTGCGCGACCTCGATGAGGCACTGGAGCTGTCCCAGCGGCTGCGGTTGGTCGGCAGCCGGATCTACGTCCACAACTCCCTCGGCATCGCCTACCGGGCCGCGGGGTGTCCGGAGGAGGCCGTCGAGGCCCACCGGGCGGCGCTGGCCCTGGCCGAGGAGTCCGGGGACCGCAGCGGCGACGCCGAGATCCTCACCGACCTGGGGATCACCCACGCCGAGGCTGGCCACCACGAGGAGGCCGCGGTCGCCCTGGAGAAGGCGCACGCCATCGCCCTGGAGCGCGACGAGCGCTACACCGTCGCCCGTGCCTGCCTGGCCCTGGGCACCCTGCCCGCGCCCACGGTGACCGCCGACCGGGCCGAGGGGCTGCTGCGCACGGCGGCGGAGATCCTCACCGAGGTGGGGTCGCCCGACGCCGAGCGCGCCCGCGCGGCCCTGGCCGACCGCTTCGGCGGCTGA
- a CDS encoding ABC transporter permease, giving the protein MRPALTGATALRILRQLRHDPRTVALLLLVPSLLLVLLRFVFDDEAFFARLAPQLVAIFPFVVLFLITSIATLRERRSGTLERLMTLPVGRFDLLLGYALAFGLVAVAQVAVVIAVALWLGMETEGSLWTLGAISLADALLGIALGLFASAFAHSEFQVVQFMPAFVMPQVLLCGLFAPREDMADALYLVSAVMPLSYAVDAITEAVERPEVTGDLLVDTGIVLGSAVLALLLGAATLRRRTP; this is encoded by the coding sequence ATGCGCCCCGCCCTCACCGGAGCCACCGCGCTGCGCATCCTGCGCCAGCTCCGCCACGACCCGCGCACGGTCGCCCTGCTGCTGCTCGTCCCGTCGCTGCTGCTGGTGCTGCTGCGCTTCGTCTTCGACGACGAGGCGTTCTTCGCCCGGCTGGCCCCGCAGCTGGTGGCGATCTTCCCGTTCGTCGTGCTGTTCCTGATCACTTCGATCGCGACCCTGCGCGAGCGCCGCAGCGGCACCCTGGAACGGCTCATGACCCTGCCGGTGGGCCGGTTCGACCTGCTCCTCGGGTACGCCCTGGCGTTCGGCCTGGTCGCCGTCGCCCAGGTGGCCGTGGTGATCGCGGTGGCGCTGTGGCTGGGCATGGAGACCGAGGGGTCGCTGTGGACGCTCGGCGCGATCTCCCTGGCCGACGCGCTGCTGGGGATCGCGCTGGGGCTGTTCGCCAGCGCGTTCGCCCACAGCGAGTTCCAGGTGGTGCAGTTCATGCCGGCGTTCGTCATGCCGCAGGTCCTGCTGTGCGGGCTGTTCGCCCCGCGCGAGGACATGGCCGACGCCCTGTACCTGGTCTCCGCGGTGATGCCCCTGTCCTACGCGGTGGACGCCATCACCGAGGCGGTGGAGCGGCCCGAGGTGACCGGAGACCTGCTCGTGGACACCGGGATCGTCCTGGGCTCCGCCGTGCTGGCGCTGCTCCTGGGGGCGGCCACCCTGCGCCGCCGGACACCCTAG
- a CDS encoding ABC transporter ATP-binding protein, giving the protein MDTDAVKVAGLTVRRGGQDVLTGLDLSVPAGEVVGLLGPSGSGKTTLMRAIAGVQRISAGTVTVLGHPAGAAPLRTLIGYAAQTPSVYADLTVRENLSYFASVLRAPRTDPDRVMAEVGLADLARRPAGDLSGGQHARVSLGVALLGRPRLLVLDEPTVGLDPVLREELWSLFHGLRDRGTTLLVSSHVMEEAGRCDRLVLMREGRLVTEETPARLRARTGVQDLEQAFLRIVREPEPGHGRHERPAPGTRGNPAPGTPGGGEG; this is encoded by the coding sequence ATGGACACCGATGCGGTCAAGGTGGCCGGGCTGACCGTCCGCCGCGGCGGACAGGACGTGCTCACCGGACTCGACCTGAGCGTTCCGGCGGGCGAGGTGGTCGGCCTGCTCGGACCCAGCGGCAGCGGCAAGACCACGCTCATGCGCGCGATCGCCGGCGTGCAGCGGATCTCCGCCGGCACCGTCACGGTGCTCGGCCACCCGGCCGGAGCGGCCCCGCTGCGCACCCTGATCGGCTACGCGGCCCAGACGCCCTCGGTCTACGCCGACCTCACCGTCCGGGAGAACCTCTCCTACTTCGCCTCCGTCCTGCGGGCGCCCCGGACCGATCCGGACCGGGTCATGGCGGAGGTCGGGCTCGCCGACCTGGCCCGCCGCCCGGCGGGCGACCTGTCCGGCGGCCAGCACGCCCGCGTCAGCCTGGGGGTCGCCCTGCTGGGGAGGCCGCGGCTGCTGGTCCTGGACGAGCCGACCGTGGGACTGGACCCGGTGCTGCGCGAAGAGCTGTGGTCGCTCTTCCACGGACTCCGCGACCGCGGCACCACCCTGCTGGTCTCCAGCCACGTGATGGAGGAGGCCGGGCGCTGCGATCGGCTCGTGCTGATGCGCGAGGGCCGCCTGGTCACCGAGGAGACACCCGCGCGGCTGCGTGCGCGCACCGGTGTGCAGGACCTGGAACAGGCCTTCCTCCGGATCGTCCGCGAACCCGAACCGGGGCACGGCCGCCACGAGCGCCCGGCGCCCGGGACCCGCGGGAACCCGGCGCCCGGCACCCCCGGCGGGGGTGAGGGCTGA
- a CDS encoding DUF5058 family protein: MAPPVPTVAATALTSAAETVPAPAAAAADGIAAVSGTPVLWLCALGVFAVIFVQTFIYMRAARVAGPDVGMSRDELRNAYRAGAVASIGPSLAVVLVAVALLALFGAPAVLVRIGLIGSASTEVASAGVAAGTVGATLGGDGYTPSVFALAFVAMSLSGGMWMLATLVLTPLLKRGGKKLDAVNPAVMAVVPAAALLGAFAMLTVTELPKSGIHAATALTSAAVMAGCLVLARALKAAWLKEWALGFAVITALAVAYLAHTA, from the coding sequence ATGGCACCCCCTGTCCCCACGGTCGCCGCCACCGCGCTCACCTCCGCGGCCGAAACCGTCCCGGCGCCCGCCGCCGCGGCGGCGGACGGCATCGCGGCGGTGTCCGGGACCCCGGTCCTGTGGCTGTGCGCGCTCGGCGTCTTCGCCGTCATCTTCGTCCAGACCTTCATCTACATGCGGGCCGCCCGGGTCGCCGGACCCGACGTCGGCATGAGCCGGGACGAGCTCCGGAACGCCTACCGCGCCGGGGCCGTGGCCTCCATCGGCCCCTCGCTCGCCGTCGTCCTGGTGGCCGTCGCCCTGCTCGCCCTCTTCGGCGCGCCCGCCGTCCTCGTCCGCATCGGACTGATCGGCTCGGCGAGCACCGAGGTCGCCTCGGCCGGCGTCGCCGCGGGCACGGTCGGCGCCACCCTGGGCGGCGACGGCTACACCCCCTCCGTCTTCGCCCTGGCCTTCGTGGCCATGAGCCTGTCCGGCGGCATGTGGATGCTCGCCACCCTGGTCCTGACCCCCCTGCTCAAGCGCGGCGGCAAGAAGCTGGACGCGGTGAACCCGGCCGTCATGGCGGTCGTCCCCGCCGCCGCACTGCTCGGCGCCTTCGCCATGCTGACCGTCACCGAACTGCCCAAGTCCGGGATCCACGCGGCCACCGCGCTCACCTCCGCCGCCGTGATGGCCGGATGCCTCGTCCTGGCCCGCGCCCTCAAGGCGGCCTGGCTCAAGGAATGGGCGCTCGGGTTCGCCGTCATCACGGCCCTGGCCGTCGCCTACCTGGCCCACACGGCGTGA